The DNA sequence GCACTCCAGGCCGTCGGTGGTTCGTGCGCAGGTGTGGTAGGCGCCCGCATCGATCTGCGAGACCCCGGAGTCAAGCCCGGTGACCGGGGTGGGCGACCAGTTGTCGGCGATGGAGGCGTCGCCGAGCTGGCCCCAGTGGTTGAAGCCCCAGCACAGGGCCGCGCCCTGGGTGGTGATCGCGCAGGTGTGGGCACCACCCGCCGAGATCTGCGCCACCGGGCCGATGCCGGTGACATCCACCGGCCGCGGCTCCAGGCCGGTGCTGCCGTTGCCCAACTCGCCGTACTCGTTGAGGCCCCAGCACTTCAAGCCGGCGTCGCTGAGGATGGCGCACGTGTGGAAGCCACCGGAGCTGATGGCGATCACCCCGGAGTTCAGACCGGCCGGGGTTACCGGGGTGGTGGAGTTACGTGACTGGCCGTTACCCAACTGCCCGGCCCGGCCGTGGCCCCAGCACTGCACCGCGCCGTCGGCGGTAAGCGCGCACATGTGGTACTCGCCGGCACTGATCGCCACCACATTGGCGGCCAAACCGCTCACCTGGACCGGCACCGAGGAGTCGTTGTTCGTGCCGTCGCCCAGTTGCCCGGACTTGTTGCTGCCCCAGCACCACACGGCGCCGGCCTCGGTGAGCGCGCAGGCGTAGGAGTGCCCGGCACTGATTGTGCGTACCCCGGTGGCCAGACCGGTCACCGGCACCGGCAGTGACGAACTGATCGTGGTGCCGTTGCCCAACTGACCCCAGTCGTTACGGCCCCAGCAGACCACTCCGCCGCCCGCGTTGGCGACCGTGGGAGTGTCGGTGGTGATGGCGCAGTTGTGATTCGCCCCGGCGGCGAGCGCGGTGGCCTGCAGCACACTCGGCGCGGCACCGGCCGGATTGGCCGACAGCCCACCCAGCGCGCCGGCGACCATCGCCAGCGTTGCCACGAACCTGATCGTTCTCACCACTGCACTCCTTTGTCGGCAGCCCCCTACTGCGGATCGTCGCCCACCGGCAGCGGTGTCGGGGAAGAGATCATCCATATGGAGCACAAAGTGGTGAGGAGTACATGCGCGTGCTCGCGCAAATGTCAGCCCGATCGGCCTACCGCGGCTTGATTTCGCCCATCGGGCCCCAGCCGGTGATGTCCGCGGAGTCCACGTAAACGATCGACGGCTGCGCGGCGACGAAGTCCGGGGCGGTCGCCATGAACTGTGCGACGTGCTTGGTGCCCATGTGCGCGGCCCCGGCATCGCCGTCGCGGAAGCACTCCACCGCAATGAACGTGTTGGGATCGTCGAGATCGCGGGACCACTCGAAGTAGACGTTGCCCGGCTCGGCGGTGACGTCCGCCCGGTACTGGCGGGCCAGCCCGAGAAACTCCTCGAGACGCTCGGGCCGGATCGGGAACTTGACGTTGATGAGGATCATGGTTTCGAGCGTAGGTGCTCAGCCGTAGCGGGCCACCGCGCGTGCCCTGGCCTTGGCTGCCTCGATCTCGCGGTTGCGCGGCGCCGCCGCGGTCACCAGCGCGGCCAGCAGTTCGGTCGAGGCGACCGCCACCGCGGCCACCGCCCGATCGAACGCGGCGGCGTTGGCGGCCGAGGGTTTGGTGGTGCCGGCGATCTTGCGCACGTATTGCAGCGCGGCCGCGCTGATCTCGTCCGGGGTCGAGGGCGGTTCGAAGTTGGCCAGCGGTCGAATGTTGCGACACATGCCCCGAGACTAGTTCGCAGCCGCCGGCTTGGCCTTTCGCCGGCGCGTCCGGTCGGTGATGATCGTGCCCTTGTCGATGACCAGGATGCGGGTGCTGGCCTCTTCGTGCACCTGCTGGAACTGCTCGGCAACCAGCACTCCGGTGCCGCGTGCCGCGATTTCCGTCAGTGCCGCGTACACGCCGTCGACCACCACCGGGGCCAGGCCCTGAGACGGCTCCTCGACCAGCAGCAGGCGTGGCTGCGGCATCATCGCCCGGGCGATGGCCACCATCTGCTGCTCACCGCCGGACAACGTGCCGGCCTTCTGCCGCGAGCGTTCGGACAGCACCGGGAACAGCTGGTGGACGTAGTCCAGGCCCTCCCGCTTGCGGGAGCGGGGCAGGGCCGCGGCACCCATCAGCAGGTTCTCCTCGACGGACAGGTTCGCGAATACCCGCCGGCCCTCCGGGGAAAAACCGATTCCCGCGGCCACCCGTTTGTGCGGCGCCCACCCGGCCACGCCCACCCCGTCCAGCCGGACAAATCCCTGGATCACCGGCACCGTGCCCATGATCGTCTTGAGCAGCGTCGACTTGCCCGCGCCGTTGGCGCCGAGCAGGGAGACCACCTCACCGGGGTTCACGTGCAGATCGACGTGGTGCAGCACAGCCTGTCCGGAGTAACCGGCGACCAATTGCTCCACCTCGAGGATGGGTCGGACGTGACCGGTCTCGGCGGTCACCGGTTCTGCCCGGTCATCGCAGCTGAGGCGCCGTCAGGTTGTTGCGCCCGCTCTGGTTCGTCGGTCTCCCAGAGGCTGAGGCCTTCCAGATACTCCAGCCGGGTGCCCAGGTAGCGGTCCTGCACCGTGCGGTTCAGGGCGATCTCCGCCGGCGTTCCCCGGGCGAGCACGGCGCCCTCGGTCAGCACATAGACCAGGTCGCAGGTGTCCAGTACGGCCTTCACGTAGTGCTCCACGATCAGCACGGTCAGCCCGAGGTCCTCGTGCAGCTTGCGGATCAGATCGAACAGCGCCGAGGACGAGGCGGGGTCCAACCCGGCGGCGGGTTCGTCGAGCAGCAGCAGGCGCGGGCCGGCCACCACCGCGCGGGCGATCTCGATGCGCCTGCGCGCGGAGAACTCCAGCGTGCCGACCCGCTCGTCCCAGTATTTGTCGACGCCCAGCAGGCGGGCCGCTGCCCAACCGACCTGCTCGACCCGGCGCATCTCCTGCCAGGCTCGCGGCCGGCCCACCAAGAACGCGACGGGGCTGGACTTGACCGCCTGGTAGGCACCCGCGCAGATGTTGTCCCCCGCGGTCAGTTCGGTGATGACCCGGGTGTTCTGGAAGGTGCGCGCGGTGCCCAACGCGGCCCGCGCCCACGGGGTCGCCCGGGTCACGTTCTTGCCGAAGATCTCGACCCGGCCGGAGTTCAGCGGGGCGAAGCCGGTGATGACGTTGAACAGCGTGGTCTTGCCGGCGCCGTTCGGGCCGATCATGCCGACCATCTGCCCGGTGGGTACGTCGATGCTCGCCCCGGTCAGCGCGTGGATCGCACCGAAGGACAGCTTCACGTCGCGGGTGCGGATCGCGTATTCGTTCTCCGGACGCGGTGGCAGCCACCGCTCGATGATCGCCAGGCATTCGGCGCGCTCGGCGTCGGTGAGTACCGACGTGCGTTCATCCGCCAGTCCCTCGGCCTGACGCAGCACCACGGTGGCCATCCGCTTGCGTTTGGTGCGCGCACGCCTCGCGCCGTATCGCCAGCGTCGTTCCAGATCCTGCATGCGCCCGCCGATGCCGCGCGAACCGAACAGCGCACCGATACCGAGGGTGAACGAGGCGACGAAGGCCTGATCGATGTGCCAGCGCTCGAGCAACACCGGCATCACCACGAGGTATGCAGCCACCATCAGAACCGAGGCCATGGAGTCGACGCCGGCCACCACCGGAATGGCCAACAGCAGCAGCGATTCCTGCACGCGGTAGGACAGGAACAGCGGTGGCGTGACGAACAACCAGCTGGCCAGCACACCGGCCACCCCCGCGAGGAAGCCGGCCAGGGTGAACGCGAGGACCCGGAACCAGGTGGCCGGGATGCCCAGCGCCGCAGCGGACTGACGGTTGTGTCCGACCAACAGGAAGGCCAACCCGACCGGGCTGCGCCGCAGCCGAACCAGCAGCACCAGCACGATCGCGAGCCAGCACAGCGAGTAGAAATAGAAGAGGTTGTCGTCGACCAGGTTCAGGCCCAGCGGCCTTCCGCGGTCGTCGTGCAGCGGGGCGCCACCGTTACCGCCGGAGGTACCACCGGAGAGGTAGCCGACGCCGTAGATCGTCGACTCCAGGGTCAGTTGCAGCCCGATGGTCATCACGATCATGTACATCGGGGGCAGCTTGCTGGACACCACGGCCAGCCCGGTCATCATCGCGGTCACCGCGCCGGTCGCCAGCACCGCGGCGACGATCCACGGCAGGCCCTTGCCCTGCTCGTCGCGGTCCAGCCAGTTCATCAGGTAGCAGGCAGTGGCGAACAGGCCCGCCGAACACAGCGCGATCTCCCGGGTCCAGCCCTGCAGCACCAGCAGACCGAGGCCCAGAATGGCGATCGGCACCGCGGCGGACATGCTGAACACCAGGTAGTCGGCAGTCAGGAACGGCCAGATCAGCAACCCGAGAGCCATCAGGATCGACCAGGGGCTGGCCATGGCCCGCAGCACCGGTCGGGTCCTGGTGATCGGTCCGTCGGCC is a window from the Sporichthyaceae bacterium genome containing:
- a CDS encoding putative quinol monooxygenase, whose amino-acid sequence is MILINVKFPIRPERLEEFLGLARQYRADVTAEPGNVYFEWSRDLDDPNTFIAVECFRDGDAGAAHMGTKHVAQFMATAPDFVAAQPSIVYVDSADITGWGPMGEIKPR
- a CDS encoding DUF2277 domain-containing protein, which encodes MCRNIRPLANFEPPSTPDEISAAALQYVRKIAGTTKPSAANAAAFDRAVAAVAVASTELLAALVTAAAPRNREIEAAKARARAVARYG
- a CDS encoding ABC transporter ATP-binding protein — translated: MTAETGHVRPILEVEQLVAGYSGQAVLHHVDLHVNPGEVVSLLGANGAGKSTLLKTIMGTVPVIQGFVRLDGVGVAGWAPHKRVAAGIGFSPEGRRVFANLSVEENLLMGAAALPRSRKREGLDYVHQLFPVLSERSRQKAGTLSGGEQQMVAIARAMMPQPRLLLVEEPSQGLAPVVVDGVYAALTEIAARGTGVLVAEQFQQVHEEASTRILVIDKGTIITDRTRRRKAKPAAAN
- a CDS encoding ATP-binding cassette domain-containing protein produces the protein MRQQPADGPITRTRPVLRAMASPWSILMALGLLIWPFLTADYLVFSMSAAVPIAILGLGLLVLQGWTREIALCSAGLFATACYLMNWLDRDEQGKGLPWIVAAVLATGAVTAMMTGLAVVSSKLPPMYMIVMTIGLQLTLESTIYGVGYLSGGTSGGNGGAPLHDDRGRPLGLNLVDDNLFYFYSLCWLAIVLVLLVRLRRSPVGLAFLLVGHNRQSAAALGIPATWFRVLAFTLAGFLAGVAGVLASWLFVTPPLFLSYRVQESLLLLAIPVVAGVDSMASVLMVAAYLVVMPVLLERWHIDQAFVASFTLGIGALFGSRGIGGRMQDLERRWRYGARRARTKRKRMATVVLRQAEGLADERTSVLTDAERAECLAIIERWLPPRPENEYAIRTRDVKLSFGAIHALTGASIDVPTGQMVGMIGPNGAGKTTLFNVITGFAPLNSGRVEIFGKNVTRATPWARAALGTARTFQNTRVITELTAGDNICAGAYQAVKSSPVAFLVGRPRAWQEMRRVEQVGWAAARLLGVDKYWDERVGTLEFSARRRIEIARAVVAGPRLLLLDEPAAGLDPASSSALFDLIRKLHEDLGLTVLIVEHYVKAVLDTCDLVYVLTEGAVLARGTPAEIALNRTVQDRYLGTRLEYLEGLSLWETDEPERAQQPDGASAAMTGQNR